From Montipora foliosa isolate CH-2021 chromosome 6, ASM3666993v2, whole genome shotgun sequence, a single genomic window includes:
- the LOC138007227 gene encoding melanocyte-stimulating hormone receptor-like, with amino-acid sequence MDSSRPFCGPNSTLHYNATQDFAKAFYIFACVINMTTSVFSVLGNIIILSALRKCMSLHAPSKTLLCSLALTDVFVGLVVLPLFITYHLTIILEMSTYYCVVAVVYGRTATFISCASLFTIVTIAIDRFLAFRLRLRYRVVVTFKRVVSILASEWILAALWSGSWFWSQRLSMIFGAVILITCFLVAFLCYLIIHQGLRSQVTQIRPHLNGLDAANDEMAYYRRTVSNMMWVYGFLLICYTPFFSSLMAILILGLTSSTRFAIQFSAIAVFFNSAFNPVLYCWRIKELRENVVANCTTLCNCFLSYQ; translated from the coding sequence ATGGATTCAAGTAGACCCTTTTGCGGTCCCAACAGCACTTTGCACTACAATGCGACACAAGACTTCGCGAAAGCGTTTTACATCTTCGCCTGTGTTATCAACATGACTACTTCAGTTTTTTCAGTTCTGGGAAACATAATTATTCTTTCGGCTCTTCGAAAATGTATGTCTCTGCACGCACCGTCAAAAACCCTTCTTTGCAGTTTGGCATTAACCGATGTTTTTGTCGGGCTTGTTGTTCTACCGCTCTTCATAACTTACCATTTGACGATCATATTGGAGATGTCAACGTACTACTGTGTGGTAGCTGTAGTATACGGAAGGACAGCGACTTTCATTTCCTGTGCATCGCTGTTTACTATAGTAACAATTGCTATAGACAGGTTTTTGGCCTTTCGCCTCCGCTTGAGATACCGAGTGGTTGTAACATTCAAACGAGTTGTTTCAATCCTGGCCTCGGAATGGATCCTTGCAGCTCTATGGTCGGGTTCATGGTTCTGGAGTCAAAGGTTAAGCATGATTTTTGGTGCAGTAATCTTGATCACTTGTTTCTTAGTAGCTTTTTTGTGTTATCTTATTATCCATCAAGGTCTCCGAAGTCAGGTTACACAAATCCGTCCACACCTCAACGGACTCGATGCAGCCAACGATGAAATGGCTTACTATAGGAGAACTGTTAGCAACATGATGTGGGTATATGGATTTCTCCTTATCTGTTACACTCCATTCTTTTCCTCCCTGATGGCCATTCTTATCTTGGGGCTTACAAGTTCGACGCGCTTTGCTATACAATTTAGTGCCAtagcagttttttttaattccgcATTCAATCCAGTTCTTTACTGCTGGAGAATTAAAGAACTAAGGGAAAACGTTGTGGCAAACTGCACCACACTTTGTAATTGTTTTTTGTCATATCAGTAG
- the LOC138008662 gene encoding hepatitis A virus cellular receptor 1-like produces the protein MTTFFPPMTTFLPSMTTFFPPMTTFLTSMTTFFPPMTTFLPSMTTFFPPMTTFLPSMTTFFPPMTTFLPSMTTFFPPMTTFLTSVTTFFPPMTTFLPSMTTFFPPMTTFLPSMTTFFPPMTTFLPSMTTFFPPMTTFLTSMTTFFPPMTTFLTSMTTFFPTMTTFLPSMTTFFPPMTTFLPSMTTFFPPVTTFFPPMTTFFPSMTTLFLPMTGFFLRMTTFSLLKTTMLSLQNCFDP, from the coding sequence atgacaactttctttccacCCATGACAACTTTCCTTCCAtccatgacaactttctttccacCCATGACAACTTTCCTTACAtccatgacaactttctttccacCCATGACAACTTTCCTTCCAtccatgacaactttctttccacCCATGACAACTTTCCTTCCAtccatgacaactttctttccacCCATGACAACTTTCCTTCCAtccatgacaactttctttccacCCATGACAACTTTCCTTACATCCGtgacaactttctttccacCCATGACAACTTTCCTTCCAtccatgacaactttctttccacCCATGACAACTTTCCTTCCAtccatgacaactttctttccacCCATGACAACTTTCCTTCCAtccatgacaactttctttccacCCATGACAACTTTCCTTACAtccatgacaactttctttccacCCATGACAACTTTCCTTACAtccatgacaactttctttccaACCATGACAACTTTCCTTCCAtccatgacaactttctttccacCCATGACAACTTTCCTTCCAtccatgacaactttctttccacccgtgacaactttctttccacccatgacaactttctttccaTCCATGACTACTTTGTTTCTACCCATGACAGGTTTCTTTCTACGCATGACAACTTTCTCTCTACTTAAGACAACAATGCTTTCATTACAAAATTGTTTCGATCCgtga
- the LOC138007226 gene encoding potassium channel subfamily K member 15-like produces the protein MTPLLRTALLRFLVFGLWIALSAWLFVLFEHTGRNERREKYQLLRSLYESMASKYNMSIRDFNNLTSAAYEAMSEPGIEWTYYNALDFVIQASTTIGYGYITPKTPKGQVMCICTSLIGIPITMLALKSVGEVIVCWVTAIIQKLEKKLLKRPEPKGLQIKSAVTLFSLMVLLIIVNGFLVVGKMHWTLLEGVYFCFVTLTTIGFGDYTLQPSRRFTHLETNSSVGNESKDESEQSVTFSILFGTLSLCYLILCLCIVSSVLNSFMAALESQRCQPRCAGCIPRKTRKQIDFNQKNADERGETNIACINMEQYGFQKENTTSLSVIDIKKAETLSW, from the exons ATGACTCCCTTGTTGAGAacagcgcttctgagatttcttGTTTTCGGTTTGTGGATTGCATTGAGTGCATGGCTGTTTGTCTTGTTTGAACATACTGGGAGAAACGAACGCCGTGAAAAGTATCAGTTACTACGCTCGCTCTACGAGTCCATGGCATCTAAGTATAATATGAGCATCAGAGATTTCAACAATTTAACCAGTGCAGCTTACGAAGCCATGAGTGAGCCTGGGATTGAGTGGACTTACTACAATGCGCTAGATTTTGTCATCCAGGCGTCAACTACCATTG GTTATGGCTACATTACTCCTAAAACCCCAAAAGGCCAGGTAATGTGCATCTGCACGTCTTTGATCGGAATTCCAATCACAATGCTCGCTCTAAAATCCGTTGGTGAAGTCATTGTCTGTTGGGTAACCGCAATAATCCAAAAGTTGGAGAAGAAACTTCTTAAGAGGCCGGAACCGAAAGGATTGCAAATCAAGAGTGCTGTGACTTTGTTTTCACTGATGGTGTTATTGATTATTGTAAATGGATTTCTCGTGGTTGGTAAGATGCACTGGACCCTTCTtgaaggagtttatttctgttTTGTAACCTTAACAACAATTGGCTTTGGAGACTACACGTTACAGCCCTCACGAAGGTTTACACATTTAGAAACGAATAGCTCTGTGGGTAACGAGAGTAAAGATGAATCTGAGCAATCTGTCactttttccattctttttggAACACTTTCTTTATGTTACTTAATTTTATGTCTATGCATAGTTTCAAGTGTGCTAAATTCCTTCATGGCCGCCCTTGAAAGTCAGAGATGCCAACCTCGGTGTGCCGGATGTATACCTCGGAAGACTCGAAAGCAGATTGATTTTAATCAGAAAAATGCTGATGAACGAGGCGAAACTAACATAGCATGTATAAATATGGAACAATATGGATTCCAGAAGGAAAATACCACATCACTTTCAGTAATTGACATTAAGAAAGCAGAGACATTGTCCTGGTAG